The Culex pipiens pallens isolate TS chromosome 2, TS_CPP_V2, whole genome shotgun sequence DNA window TCTATTTTCATACTCTTGTTATATTTAATGTTAatctaaacaaaacaaatcctaCCTCTTACAAGTACTGTAAATAAGATACCGAGTAATAGTCGATTCCAGAACCATTTTACTTCTTGGCCTTCTGTTCAGTATCCCTTTCGTCCTCGGAAACGCTGCCGATTATCCAGCTAGGTAGATTCAAAGTTCAACGTAAGATCTCAAATTCCTACTCAAAATTCACATCCAATCCCAAAACTCACCAGCGACCGCTTGCACTCGAAGAAGGTGTTCCGCAGCGCGTGACACTCGTCCGGAACCGACCCGTCCGTTCGGCTCAGACACTCCCGGGGAAGTTTGTGTTCCTAAAACAgatgaaatttttatgaaaaacccTAATCTAATCTACACAGCGTGATTCTGAATGCTACCTTCTTGCAGCAATCGCTCTGCAGCAGGCACATTTTCAGATCGGCCCGCACCCGGGCACAGGCCGTTTCGTCCGCCAGCTGCTGGGTTCCCTCGTAGCGCATCATCTTCGAAAGGGTTTCACAACAAACTGCGTTGCACAAAATACAAACTTAATTTGGGAATAAACTCTTTCGTAAACAGAAGAAAGATCTTGGTTGCTGACCGGTTGCGGATTTTGTTGCACAATTTGTTGTGACTTTTACGTTGTacgaaatgtcactttttctatgtttgtttttgttcgtcTCTTTGGGGAACTTATTCtgacagttctcgctgtcaGAAGCAGATGTTTTGTGTTTACTTCTTGACTGAAAGAATCAGTGATTGAAATTTTTAGCTGAAGATGCGTTGTTTCAATAACTgattaaaagttttgttttgtgatAAGAACGCAGTGCATTTACTCAAGTTATACAAAAATGAGAATGGTGAGTAAATTGTGTATTCCTTATTCCAGCAAAAATTATTTAGTTTTTCCgaacaagtcttcatacaaattAGAGGGTTGGTCATATTTACAAAATTGGTATTATAAcatgtgaatattcaaaaatctgtaatttaggaagacattttctgatcgatttggtgtcttcgataaagttgtaggttatgattagggaCCATCTACAAACTACGTGGATACTTTTtcggaaatctcaacccccccatcgcggacaattgggtactaaagccctatgtcaatttttatgtacaacggtaaaaaacacgattaaaaaccatttctcatcacttttttttaattttaatgcaatttttttttaacaagacaacattttttcgatggatcaactatggtccccttggaacgagctgtcaagtaggagcttttctgtcaagaaggaccgcgaggttaatttttcaaaattgatttaaaaatccattttaaactcttcgtggtcgtacaaagggtcattgtactcagaaaaataagctttatcgctttaaacaataatatcagcaatctaagcttcattttaggacccaatttccgtacaaataaaatcttttttgtatggaacgtGAGCAATAGcaaaccccccacccccctcaaACTGTCCACGTCGTTTATGGATGGACCCTTacgacttttcagaaaaatgtcCCTACATAATatgttttcgaaattttctttattttaggggattgaaaaaatacttttttgtacTAGAGTTTCAGATGGTGCCCAACCTGGTACCGAAGTCATgcctatttctgaaaaaatatgttttttttaaattcaaaaatatggtcatataaaattttgtaatttggtcctaaaatgaaacttaaatttgtgatattattgttcacaacgatacagcttatttttctgagtacaatgaccattTCTACGACCGCaatggatttaaaatggatttttaaattaattttaaacaaataactTCGCAGccattcttgacagaaaaggtcctacttgacagctcgttccaaggggaccatcccagtcacgaaatattctagcagagctggttctgtcagaatcctgctagaatggtggaacatttctgctagaattctctaagaatatccagctctgttagAACAgagctagaatcctgctagtacgccgtgactgggatacactcaacccccggtggttggtcactttttcgtttgacacttttttagtttgtaccccgttggttggtcaaaggtaaactaaaaagtgacgaactgtcactttttacacggcgctcatgcacactatcaaaacaaacgtttgatagtgagtgtgaactctgtgtaaaaggggtgtcaaactaaatagagaccccgttcgtttgacaacagttggtgtcaaaccatcggggtttgagtgtagttgatccatcaaaaaaatgttgtctagctatttttgttttttgcattaaaataaaaaaagtgataagaaatggtttttaatcgtgttttttaccgttgtacataaaaatttaaatagggctttagtacccaaattAGAATTCCATTTTTCGAATGAGTTcaacatttataaataattataattatatacATATCTCATAAACCGAGACttgaaacaattttgacagttttgacttGTCCCAATTTAAATTTCCGGTTTGTACACCTCCTTGCCCTGATAAAAAGTCtgactaacaggatatcgttgccaaataaaattacaattacaattacaattttaataaattaaactttttcaccCCTTTACAGACCATGCTGCCAAACCTGCGCCACATCCGGCAGTTCTGCTCGCGTTCACGCCTTCGCGAGTCACCACAGCAAATCCGCATTTTCTCATGCAAAGACCGCGCCAAAGTCCCACTCCAACTCGCCAGTGATCCCTCCTCCTTCGCATCGTTCTACACGTGCGGCCCCACCGTGTACGATTCGGCCCACATTGGCCACGCCAGCTGCTACGTCCGGCTGGACATTGTGCAGCGGATTTTGCGGGACCACTTCCGGTTGCGGCTGGTGAGTGCCATGAACATTACGGACATCGACGACAAGATCATCAAGCGAGCTGGTGAGGATGGCCGGTCCTGGCAGGACGTTTCCCGACGTTACGAGCAGGAGTTTTGGGGTGACCTGCAGCGGTTGAACGTGCGGCTGCCGGACATCCGGTTGCGAGTGACCGATCACATTCCGGCGATTGTGAGCTTCGTGGATACGTTGATTCGGGAGGGGTTTGCGTACAAATCGAGTGATCAGTCGGTTTACTTTGAGACTTCGAGGTATTCTCAGTACGGGAAGTTGCAGAACATTCCGGCGGCAGAGGAATCTGCGAGCGAGGGTAAGAAGAGTGCGGCAGATTTTGCCCTCTGGAAGGCGGCGAAGCCTGGAGAACCTTCTTGGGAATCTCCATTTGGTCCGGGTCGGCCTGGATGGCACATTGAGTGTTCAACGCTGGCCACGCAGATCTTCGGCAAACGGTTGGACTTCCACGCCGGCGGATTGGACCTCCGATTTCCGCACCACGAGAATGAAGAAGCACAGAGCTGTTGCTACCACGGAGTTCAGGATTGGGTGCAGCACTGGATTCATACCGGGCAGTTGCACCTGGAAGGTCAAACGGCCAAGATGTCCAAATCGCTGAAGAATACGATCAGCATTGGTGAGCTGCTGGAACGTTCGTCGGCGGACGAGTTCCGGATGCTGTGTCTGCTGTCGCACTACCGAAGTGCGATCGAGTTCGGCGATCAATCCATGACGGTGGCCACGAACGTGCTGCGAAAGTTCCACTCGTTCTTTGACGATTCGAAGGCTTACGTGGGTGGGGTAAAACCAGCTACCGCTATAGATTCTGGAGATCTTCAGAAAACCCTGCAAGAAATAGATCTGAAAATTGACGAGTTCCTGCGAAACGACTTCAACACTGCCAGCGCGATAACTTCCCTTGGAGATCTCGCCTCAGTCGTCCACAAATCGATCAACCAAAAACCCCCGGAAGCGGTGCAAGCTTCCGAGTCGGGAACAGTTCAAGCCGTAACCAACTACATCCGGGACAAGCTGAACCTATTTGGACTGGAATCGTTTAGCCAGAGTAGTAAGTCCGGAACCAACTCGAAAGGTCCCGACATTACTGGCCAAATTATTGACAGTGTGGTAAAGATTAGGAATTCTGTTCGAGGTCAAGCGATCGAGAGCAAAGATCGTCGATTGTTTGCCGTGTGTGACCAGATGCGGGATCAGCTGAAGCAGGCTGGAGTGGAGGTGAAGGATCATGGACGAAATTCGTCGTGGAGCTTTGCGAAGCGGTGAAGTTTATTAAATGCGGTTACTCAATAAaagagaatttcaaaattttatttacagaattttccttttttttcaagatttttaattttttatttgaacgctTTTGtgtgtaaaaaataatttaaaattatcctTGAGAGTCACATAAGTGCAGCGTTAATTCTTCAAGTACAGCCAAACCAACCAGGGTtgtaatcgataaaattatcgtcgataatattatcgtctgacgataacgataatggttatcgttctcgtcgggacgataacgataatgtatcgttatcgttatttcgataattctattggTGATAATCTTATGGCCTAGAATGAACgacaactcatttttaaaatctttctaaaatcgattaattaaatcatgttaaattttcaatgatttaactaaaaaacatttttttgaaaatgtagtaagtttcaaagtataaatatgtatatattatttcacaaaatacagtttttttttgaagatattcaaatttccataatttgcaatatgggtatcaaacgaagcgaagcgaaattttgtatgcttttcgaaatccattagagttttttttcaaaatactaaaattttcgcaaaataccgtatttttccaaaatactccaatttttaaaacatactATATagctatcaaacgaagcgaaattgtgcATGCTTTTtcgctttattagagttttttttaatttattttttttacaaaataccgtattttttcaaaagtactcaaattttaaaaatttgcaatatcggtatcaaacgaataaaatttatcagagttttttttgaaaatagtaaaatGTTTACCTgctaccgtattttttcgaaaatactcaaattttcataatatacaatatgggtatcaaacgaagcaaaatcttgcatgctttttcactttattagtttttttttaattctaaaattttcacaaaataccgttttttttcgaaagtacaaaatttttcaaaatttgcaatatgggtttcaaacgaattaaaattttgtatactttttcaatttatcagttttttttttaaatacaaaaaatttcacgaacTACCGCATTTTTTAGaacatactcaaattttcaaaatttgcaatatgggtgtcaaacgaattaaaatgttgtatgctctttcatttatcaaagttttttaactaccgtattttttcaaaaatattcaaatttttaaaatatgcaatatgggtatcaaaccaaGCGAAATTTTCATGCTTTTtcactatatttaaaaaaatacaggttCATGAACCCCctaaatacaatttttggaatttttaaggcttttttcaatatattattGGGAACCTAATAAGGCATCTTTTGCGCTAcagtttaggatggtgcaaaatcggTTAccagttttgaaaacataaaaataatatcaaacaaaatttcaaaaattattttcagatgcaaaataaaattcaaaatcaaaaatggattctacatttttgataaagtttgctattttaaaattttaggaattttaagggtattttttcggaaagggttaattttttaacaatttaagagcgagtccacgaacagggcatacccctttgtatgggacgtcgtttggacctcaccaatctgcctgaaattttcaggggttgtttgtacatataaaactagcatctggccaaaatatgagtactctaggtcaacgggaagtggggcaaatcgggacacaaagtttgaaggttcaaaaacgtcaaaaatcttaaaaaggctataacttaagcaaaattcaatttaatttcaaaattcaaaatgcatctgaaagggcttaaaaaatgcaacaaaatgcagggagaagcatcccaattggttcaatctaaagggagttattggcattttagtgaaaaaatagcataattttcaaactcaaataaaaaagtgttccatccagatatcaactcggttcgacctgcagcttgtaggggacaactgggactaccatttgagactgagaacgctttgggtaaggcagtttaacgtattaaatagacacttttacttttagtaaattttttggttgtaaatttttgctcgggggacccctaagatcaaaattttcggtgataatttcatcatattcgtgttcctgagacaatttcacaatagaaacatgcacaaaaatgtttattttcatccatttcaaccttttaaaaaatgaaagttaaaaaaaaactaagaagctgcttttttctggtgtcatctagtatccttgaaaacgaacttgattttcaataaatgtgaatcgaagattatttttttacttttattttttaaagggttgaaatggatgaaaataaacatttttatgcatgttttcattgtgaaattgtctcagaaacacgaatatgatgaaattatcaccgaaaattttgatcttaggggtcccccgagcaaaaatttacaaccaaaaaatttactaaaagtaaaagtgtctatttaatacgttaaactgccttacccaaagcgttctcagtctcaaatggtagtcccagttgtcccctacaagctgcaggtcgaaccgagttgatatctggatggaacacttttttatttgagtttgaaaattatcctatttttcactaaaatgccaataactccctttagattgaaccaattgggatgcttctccctgcattttgttgcattttttaagccctttcagatgtattttgaattttgaaattaaattgaattttgcccaagttatagcctttttaagatttttgacgtttttgaaccttcaaactttgtgtcccgatttgccccacttcccgttgacctagagtgcctATATTtgggccagatgctagttttatatgtacaaacaatccctgaaaatttcaggcagattggtgaggtcgatgcgagatgggtatgctttgctcgtggactcgctcaaATACTTTATCAGGAAATTCCTTCTCAACATACAGATTTTGGAATAtctgcaaatttgtatggagactttaaaaaaaacgaatgatgcaaaatggcttccttTGCAAtgagaatgtatgaaaaaagcataaacaaaagtcgatttgtgaaatcgtagagaattactcagctAAAAATAGTCCGAAACAAAGAAATAAGTGTTATTCTAATGGCATTTTAAGGGTTGTTGAAAACCCAGGGCTTTCTCAAACTTTCTACCTCAGCAAATTTCTTATTTGCAGAGttatttaaatgttatttatttgaaatgtcGCAATAAATGATGCCATGATGCCATGCCATGTATGAAGAATTGAGAGTCACGCACACTGTTTTTAAGTAGAATCCCCCCACACACCACCTACCGTTCCTTTACTTCAACTTATCCTCAATGTCCTTCAACCGGCACTTGACCTCCGGCGCGGCATCCTTCTGCAGCTGCCCGGCAATCTGCTCGAACGTCTGCCGCACCATGGCCAGCTCCGGTCCCGCGCTCCCGCCGCCGTCCTTCGCCTTCAGCTTGTTGATCAGGATCAGCATAATGTTGAGCGCTTCCTTCTTGAGTCCGGTGTGCGGAATGCCAGCCACCTCGACGATCGCCGACAGCACAGTTTTGCAGATGTTTTCCAGGGTTTCCGCGCCTTCGGGGTCGCGTTTGGGCTTCTTTTCGCGGTTTTCTTCGACAGTGGAGGTGGCGGGGTCGTCGGGTTTGAGCAGGTAGAGGCGTTCGAGGAAGCGTCCGAGCGATTGGAGCAGGCAGATTTGGACCTGGCGGGTGTTGAGTTTGAGACATTGGACGCACTTTTCGACGAATTTAAGCTGGTAGCGCTTTTGCGTTTCGATGGATTGTTCGGGCCAGGCTTTGCCGAGCGTTTCGCAGACGGTTTCCTTGAGGTTGACAAAGATgagcatttttttgttcttttcttcGAGGGAGACGATTTCGGTTTCGTCCTTGTCGCCGCCGTCGGAGAGGTCCTGCTTGTCGAGCAGGTACCAAACCATGTTGTAGACCTCTTCGAAGCGATCCTCTTTGAGTTCTTCGAGGATGTTGCCGAGGGATTTGAGGGCGTGGGTTCGGTAGACGGGTTCGTCTTTGCGGCATTCCTTCATTACGGCGTCGATGATTCGGGTGTGGTGGTTGGTGTCTTTCTTGAGGTTCTTGCACAAGCTGGCAAGGGCTTGCAGGAGCTTGTCCTTGCCTTGGAAGGTTCGGCCTGAGACGTTGGTGAGCACCAGGTCGATCAGTTTGAAGCGAATTTCGTCGTCCAGGTTGGAGCTCAGCTTGGTGGCTAGCGTGTTGATGGCGCTTCCAGCTTGGGCCTTCAACAGCCAGGACGGGTCGTTGAGCTTGCTCTCGAGAATGTCCAGGATCGCTTGCAGGTTCATGCGGAGTCCGGCGTCTCCTGTGTTGATGTCGTTCCACAGTTC harbors:
- the LOC120419170 gene encoding cytochrome c oxidase assembly factor 5, producing MMRYEGTQQLADETACARVRADLKMCLLQSDCCKKEHKLPRECLSRTDGSVPDECHALRNTFFECKRSLLDNRQRFRGRKGY
- the LOC120419169 gene encoding probable cysteine--tRNA ligase, mitochondrial — encoded protein: MRMTMLPNLRHIRQFCSRSRLRESPQQIRIFSCKDRAKVPLQLASDPSSFASFYTCGPTVYDSAHIGHASCYVRLDIVQRILRDHFRLRLVSAMNITDIDDKIIKRAGEDGRSWQDVSRRYEQEFWGDLQRLNVRLPDIRLRVTDHIPAIVSFVDTLIREGFAYKSSDQSVYFETSRYSQYGKLQNIPAAEESASEGKKSAADFALWKAAKPGEPSWESPFGPGRPGWHIECSTLATQIFGKRLDFHAGGLDLRFPHHENEEAQSCCYHGVQDWVQHWIHTGQLHLEGQTAKMSKSLKNTISIGELLERSSADEFRMLCLLSHYRSAIEFGDQSMTVATNVLRKFHSFFDDSKAYVGGVKPATAIDSGDLQKTLQEIDLKIDEFLRNDFNTASAITSLGDLASVVHKSINQKPPEAVQASESGTVQAVTNYIRDKLNLFGLESFSQSSKSGTNSKGPDITGQIIDSVVKIRNSVRGQAIESKDRRLFAVCDQMRDQLKQAGVEVKDHGRNSSWSFAKR